In Actinomycetes bacterium, a genomic segment contains:
- a CDS encoding CBS domain-containing protein: MKVSKRSRPVLITVGANESLADAAERMRWYGVGALPVYEHHALVGIVTECDVTAAVADGVDPARSLVRDHMTPGPATVAPDADLADAIRIMAELGVRHLPVVERHRPAGMLSIRDLIGTGT; encoded by the coding sequence ATGAAGGTTTCCAAGCGTTCCCGCCCGGTGCTCATCACCGTCGGCGCGAACGAGTCGCTGGCCGACGCGGCGGAGCGCATGCGCTGGTATGGGGTCGGGGCCCTGCCGGTCTACGAGCACCACGCGCTGGTCGGGATCGTGACCGAGTGTGACGTCACCGCCGCGGTCGCCGACGGTGTCGATCCCGCCCGCAGTCTGGTGCGGGACCACATGACCCCAGGACCGGCCACCGTAGCGCCCGACGCCGACCTGGCCGACGCAATCCGGATCATGGCCGAGCTCGGCGTCCGGCATCTCCCGGTCGTCGAGCGCCATCGGCCGGCCGGCATGCTGTCCATCCGCGACCTGATCGGGACGGGCACGTAA
- a CDS encoding CBS domain-containing protein translates to MKHSVSDVMSAPVVSVQPATSFKRMVQLLQQHQINALPVVDPDGHLLGIVSSTDLVLKEEHPPGEPVAFLAGAAQRRQRAKAGGATAADFMSTPVTTILPGASLNAAARLLHRRDVRHLPVVDDRRRLVGMVTRRDLLSVFLRPDADIRHEITTGVLHATFNLPPQAVQVDVCDGVATLSGRVPWRSTARELVDHVSALDGVVGVVDRLSWTHDDTIRAAATPWG, encoded by the coding sequence GGATGGTGCAGCTCCTCCAGCAGCACCAGATCAACGCCCTGCCGGTGGTCGACCCCGACGGGCATCTGCTCGGGATCGTCTCGTCGACCGACCTTGTGCTCAAGGAGGAGCACCCGCCGGGCGAGCCGGTCGCCTTCCTCGCGGGCGCCGCCCAGCGAAGGCAGCGCGCCAAGGCGGGCGGGGCCACGGCCGCCGACTTCATGTCCACACCGGTGACCACAATCCTGCCTGGGGCGTCGCTCAACGCGGCCGCCCGCCTGCTCCATCGGCGCGATGTCAGGCACCTGCCCGTGGTCGACGACCGGCGCCGGCTCGTCGGCATGGTCACTCGGCGGGACCTGCTCAGCGTGTTCCTCCGCCCGGACGCCGACATCCGTCACGAGATCACCACAGGAGTGCTCCACGCGACCTTCAACCTGCCCCCCCAGGCGGTCCAGGTCGACGTGTGCGACGGGGTCGCGACCCTGTCCGGGAGGGTGCCGTGGCGCAGCACCGCGCGCGAGCTCGTCGATCACGTGAGCGCGCTGGACGGGGTGGTCGGCGTGGTCGACCGCCTCTCGTGGACGCACGACGACACCATCCGGGCGGCAGCCACGCCGTGGGGGTAG
- a CDS encoding DUF4389 domain-containing protein: MQQPAAYPVRFSVDYPDRPLDRLTTFFRLFVAIPILIVLGTVSGGTWQWTTDRGRAVAAGAGGLLFLGPLLLILFRQKYPRWWFDWNLELQRFGNRVGAYLALMDDHYPSTDEHQAVHLDYPYPDAQRDLNRWLPLVKWLLAIPHLIVLFFLDIAAVVVVIVAWFAILFTGRYPRGLFDFVEGVIRWHNRVIGYAFVLVTDRYPPFRLSP; this comes from the coding sequence ATGCAGCAGCCTGCCGCCTACCCGGTTCGGTTCTCGGTGGACTATCCGGACCGACCGCTCGATCGGCTGACCACGTTCTTCCGGCTCTTCGTGGCCATCCCGATCCTCATCGTGCTGGGGACCGTGTCCGGGGGGACCTGGCAGTGGACCACCGACCGGGGCAGGGCCGTCGCGGCCGGGGCCGGTGGCCTGCTGTTCCTCGGTCCGCTGCTGCTGATCCTGTTCCGGCAGAAGTACCCGCGCTGGTGGTTCGACTGGAACCTCGAGCTGCAGCGGTTCGGCAACCGGGTGGGCGCCTACCTGGCCCTGATGGACGACCACTACCCCTCCACCGACGAGCACCAGGCGGTGCACCTGGACTACCCCTACCCCGATGCGCAGCGCGACCTGAACCGGTGGCTTCCCCTGGTGAAGTGGCTGCTGGCGATCCCCCACCTCATCGTGCTGTTCTTCCTCGACATCGCGGCGGTCGTGGTGGTGATCGTCGCCTGGTTCGCCATCCTGTTCACCGGGCGCTACCCGCGGGGGCTGTTCGACTTCGTGGAGGGCGTCATCCGCTGGCACAACCGCGTCATCGGTTACGCCTTCGTGCTGGTCACCGACAGGTACCCGCCCTTCCGGCTCTCCCCCTGA
- a CDS encoding DUF4260 domain-containing protein — MTGLPLVLLRSEGVALLAMAAVLYGKHGGSWWLFIALLPAPDLGLLGYLRSKRAGAVAYDLTHTYVPPAALGVFGVVTGSGLAVALALVWFAHIGMDRALGLGLLYPDGSGCTHLRGKRHGRSRAGSGVAHGPLERAGPHDALA, encoded by the coding sequence GTGACGGGCTTGCCGCTGGTGCTGCTCCGAAGCGAAGGCGTGGCGCTGCTTGCCATGGCGGCGGTGCTGTACGGCAAGCACGGGGGGTCGTGGTGGCTGTTCATAGCGCTGTTGCCGGCACCGGACCTCGGCCTGCTGGGTTACCTTCGGAGCAAGCGTGCCGGTGCCGTGGCGTACGACCTGACCCACACCTACGTTCCCCCCGCCGCCCTGGGCGTGTTCGGGGTGGTCACCGGGTCCGGCCTTGCCGTCGCGCTGGCGTTGGTCTGGTTCGCCCACATCGGCATGGATCGCGCGCTGGGCCTGGGGCTGCTGTATCCGGACGGTTCCGGATGCACCCACCTCAGGGGGAAGCGCCACGGTCGGAGCAGGGCCGGGTCGGGGGTGGCTCATGGACCGCTTGAGCGCGCAGGACCTCATGATGCTCTGGCCTGA
- a CDS encoding CBS domain-containing protein, protein MKTKVQDVMSRAVVAVDESTSFKEIVELLARHRVSAVPVLDAAGHVTGVVSEADLLLKQEHPEAGLDAPRFERRRQRLERAKAAGAVARELMTSPAVTIGLLATVDEAARLMHSADVKRLPVLDPVTGALVGIVSRGDLLGVFTRPDAELRREVVDQVILREFMMDPAPFVVQVSDGVVSLQGTCERRSLVPLLVLAVHGVEGVVRVDNRLGYHHDDRELAVPGPWPWPRL, encoded by the coding sequence ATGAAGACCAAGGTCCAGGACGTGATGAGCCGCGCGGTGGTCGCGGTCGACGAGTCGACGTCGTTCAAGGAGATCGTCGAGCTGCTCGCCCGCCACCGGGTCAGCGCCGTACCCGTGCTGGACGCGGCCGGGCACGTGACCGGGGTGGTGTCCGAGGCCGACCTGCTCCTCAAGCAGGAGCACCCCGAGGCCGGGCTGGACGCACCCCGCTTCGAGCGGCGCCGCCAGCGCCTGGAACGCGCCAAGGCGGCCGGTGCGGTGGCCCGCGAGCTGATGACCAGCCCGGCGGTCACCATCGGGCTGCTGGCCACCGTGGACGAGGCTGCCCGGCTGATGCACAGCGCCGACGTCAAGCGCCTCCCGGTGCTCGACCCGGTCACCGGCGCGCTGGTCGGCATCGTCAGCCGCGGGGACCTGCTGGGCGTGTTCACCCGGCCCGACGCCGAGCTCCGCCGCGAGGTCGTCGACCAGGTGATCCTGCGCGAGTTCATGATGGACCCGGCCCCCTTCGTGGTGCAGGTCTCCGACGGCGTGGTCAGCCTGCAGGGCACCTGCGAGCGGCGCAGCCTGGTCCCGCTGCTGGTCTTAGCGGTCCACGGCGTCGAGGGGGTGGTACGGGTCGACAACCGGCTCGGCTACCACCATGACGACCGCGAGCTGGCCGTGCCCGGGCCGTGGCCCTGGCCGCGCCTCTGA
- a CDS encoding wax ester/triacylglycerol synthase domain-containing protein — MSRSSCWRVRKLRHRRLNRSRPLWELWFLPGLPDGRVGLFMKVHHAIADGVAGVAALGAFVDPVPDPPKTSEPPWTPAAMPSTRELLGDNVRRRLQQLGRTCTMLAHPAETVHQARRGWPAAREAFAEARAPRTSLNQRIGSHRSFALIRGNLDLVKQIAHTHNAKVNDVLMVVLAAGLRDLLLGRGERVDGLVLRAFVPVSLHTEQPGQAHGNLDGAMVVPLPIGDPDDARRLQLVAAETAKRKTKRRPQGGTLFRNVPIQRAALWLAPHQHVMNTYAANVPGPPVPLYFAGAPVLEVFPVVPIMGNVSIGVGALSYAGQFNLTAVADRELCPDLEVFVEGAARSLDALADSVRVRPS; from the coding sequence ATGAGTCGCAGCTCCTGCTGGCGTGTGAGGAAGCTGCGGCATCGACGGCTGAACCGTTCGCGGCCACTGTGGGAGCTGTGGTTCCTGCCCGGTCTGCCCGACGGACGCGTCGGGTTGTTCATGAAGGTGCACCACGCGATCGCCGATGGCGTCGCAGGGGTCGCTGCGCTCGGCGCGTTCGTCGATCCCGTCCCCGATCCACCCAAGACGAGCGAACCGCCGTGGACGCCGGCAGCCATGCCCTCCACGCGTGAGCTCTTGGGCGACAACGTGCGCCGGCGCCTCCAACAGCTCGGTCGCACGTGTACGATGCTTGCCCATCCTGCCGAGACGGTCCACCAGGCGCGGCGTGGATGGCCAGCGGCGCGCGAGGCCTTCGCGGAAGCGCGGGCGCCTCGGACCAGCCTGAACCAGCGGATCGGCAGCCACCGCAGCTTCGCCCTCATCCGAGGCAACCTCGACCTCGTCAAGCAGATCGCCCACACCCACAACGCGAAGGTAAACGACGTCCTGATGGTCGTCCTCGCTGCCGGCCTGCGCGACCTGCTGCTCGGCCGTGGCGAGCGTGTCGATGGGCTGGTCCTGCGGGCGTTCGTTCCCGTGTCGCTGCACACCGAGCAACCGGGTCAGGCGCACGGCAACCTGGATGGAGCAATGGTCGTGCCGCTGCCCATCGGTGACCCCGACGATGCGCGCAGGTTGCAGCTGGTCGCCGCCGAGACAGCGAAGCGGAAGACGAAGCGCCGTCCGCAAGGCGGCACGCTGTTCCGCAACGTCCCGATCCAGCGCGCCGCGCTGTGGCTCGCCCCCCACCAGCACGTCATGAACACCTACGCCGCCAACGTCCCCGGCCCGCCGGTGCCGCTGTACTTCGCCGGCGCCCCGGTGCTCGAGGTGTTCCCGGTGGTGCCCATCATGGGCAACGTGTCGATCGGCGTGGGCGCGCTCTCCTACGCGGGGCAGTTCAACCTCACCGCGGTGGCCGACCGGGAGCTCTGCCCGGACCTGGAGGTCTTCGTCGAAGGTGCGGCTCGCTCACTGGACGCACTCGCGGACTCGGTTCGTGTGCGCCCATCGTGA
- a CDS encoding DoxX family protein — protein MTSQSAARTAGRPVYIEEPRFAKWLFGSSAAGWIWLVARVWLGWEWLQAGWSKLFGGNITWRFWNWGDSAYSLTGDGNIGWVRAGTVKTPDGQRTMQVGDAVAGFARGALERGTAGEHPDIAYSWYVNFLEWVRDSGHTVLGPTVAVGEVVIGIALILGMFTGIMAFLGAILNFSFVFAGSAGVNPAMIVVAGLLILAWRNAGWYGLDRYLLPRLGTPWHRGELFTQSTPRTSTRGRAAPA, from the coding sequence ATGACATCGCAGAGTGCCGCACGGACGGCGGGCAGGCCGGTCTACATCGAGGAGCCGCGCTTCGCCAAGTGGCTGTTCGGCTCCAGCGCCGCCGGCTGGATCTGGCTGGTGGCCAGGGTCTGGCTGGGCTGGGAGTGGCTGCAGGCGGGCTGGAGCAAGCTGTTTGGCGGCAACATCACCTGGCGGTTCTGGAACTGGGGCGACTCCGCCTACAGCCTCACCGGCGACGGCAACATCGGCTGGGTTCGCGCCGGGACCGTCAAGACCCCCGACGGCCAGCGGACCATGCAGGTCGGCGACGCCGTCGCCGGCTTCGCGCGGGGCGCGCTGGAGCGCGGCACCGCCGGGGAGCATCCCGACATCGCCTACTCCTGGTACGTCAACTTCCTGGAGTGGGTGCGCGACAGCGGCCACACCGTCCTCGGCCCGACGGTGGCCGTCGGCGAGGTGGTCATCGGCATCGCCCTGATCCTGGGCATGTTCACCGGGATCATGGCGTTCCTGGGGGCGATCCTGAACTTCTCGTTCGTGTTCGCCGGCAGCGCCGGCGTCAACCCGGCCATGATCGTGGTAGCGGGCCTGCTGATCCTGGCCTGGCGCAACGCCGGCTGGTACGGCCTGGACCGCTACCTGCTGCCCAGGCTTGGCACCCCCTGGCACCGCGGCGAGCTGTTCACCCAGTCAACGCCACGGACCAGCACGCGGGGACGGGCAGCACCCGCCTGA